The window tcgccgGCGTGATCCTCCGGTCCTGGTTCTGTGGCATCCGCGCGCGCTTTCAGTTTTTGCTTTTCCCGTGGTTTTTCATGCTTGCGTGTTTCGCTGTTCGACGGGCGCGGCGCTGCCTTTTTTTGCTCTCTTCGGATTCTCCCCAcacgccttttcttcgctgtgcGTCATCTTCCAGAGGGGTTCCACGTGCTCGCACCGACGTTCGACTCGACGCCGGTCATCGATAGTCTCCTCCAGACTTCGCgggactgtctccttcgcgtcgAAGAAGCTCTCCACTTCCACAGTCAACTGCGCCGCCACGAAGACACTTCCGATGggcttctttcgcctccctctgcgTGCTCGGATGCCGGCGAGGACAGCACTGAACGCGGGCCCTCCGGTCCCCGCCCCAGCTCCAGTGTTGCAGCTCTCGTCAGTCCacgacttcctcttccttcttcagctcttGCTGAAGgtcaggagaggaagcgagaagagcgaggcgacggcgagaccgGCCTCGtgcctccttcgcctgcggcatcgcctcctccctctccttcttcggcACTCAGCAAAGACAATTTGGCCACGAAGAGGACTCCGCTGGCCCTTCCGCGCAATACGAATCTCgaccgaaagagaaagagatttCTTTGTGCTGTCGACGGCTTTTTTTCGTACACGGAGGCGCTGTGGTTGGGAGTTCGGGCGAACGCTGACAGCGTTGAGGCCAGGGTGCTTGCAACGCTTGATCTCCTCAGTGAAATGCaggtgaggaagaaagccaTCGAGGCACAGAATCCGATTCCTTTCTGCGGTGTTACCTTCGAGTCACCCGGCCCTTTCTCCGGGCTCTTTtgtccgccttttctctcccgtgtACGtgcgtgttctctctctttgttctctcgcttgttctctctctcgtgcgctCTCTTGTTCACACTAAagcgtttcttcgtcctcggtTTCTTTGGCCTGTCCACGGTGCCTTCTGCGGCTCTCCTCGGCGCTTTGTgcttgcgcctctccctttcctctcccggTCCTGTGAGTGCGTGGCCTCGCgtgcgcgcatgcgccttcACTTCTCCAATCGTactgtctcttcccgtcgCATGTGTTTCAGGTCATCCTCTATCGCTTGCAGATCGACCTTCTcgagggcgagcgcgaggctgTGGCGGACGGGAGGGACGGAGGCCGAACAGAAGGCGGCGCACACaggcaagaagaggacgaacgcAAAGAAGACTCCTCCCCGTGGCCTGGCGGATGTCTGCCGACGTGGTTTTGCGCCCTCCTCGACTGCGGCCAAGTTCAACAGCTGCCCGTTGCTTGTCGAGCGCTCCAGGCGTTCCTCAATCTCTTCAATTCCTTTTCGCCCGAAAGGCGAAGATTCATCATCCTCGGAACAGCGCACTGTGACGTGAGTATTCCGACCCGAACCAAGACAGGGGAAAAGCAAACACTGTCACTGGACTGAGCCTTAGTGCGCTGCCGTTTTGAGTTTCGCGTCCAGAtgctctcttcgcttctgtgtCTTGCTCTCCACAGCATCTGGGGCGTCCGCTTCCCAACTGCGCTGTCTCGTTCCATCTCCCCTATGTCCCTCACGCTTGCCCTTGGCCTCTCCTGAgagtttctcgtctcgcaACGCGCAGTGCCAGGCGGCCGGTTGACGTGCGCCGATCCCTCTTCCACTTTTTTGACGTCTTTTTTGAGGGGCTTTCGctcactgtctcctttgcgtTTCCATCCGCTATCTTTCTGTACGCGTCGAACTCGCCTGTCTACGCCAGGGGTGGGTGTCCCTTTCCTCCAgttctctgcgcttcctcccgTTGTTTCCTCGGTCGTTGCCGCCGCCTTTGTTCCCTCCGCGCCTacctctgcttcttctggctCGCCCCACGTTGACTCGCATTTTCTCGGGAGAATCGtcagcgtctccgttttcccttcgtttcttcaGCAAGCGGCAGTCAGACTCTGGGAGGCCTTAGCTCTCACCGACAACGATGGGCGGCCGCGAGTCGTGGGTGCGCCGAGCGCCGTCGCCGATCTTCTGCTGCAACTCGAAGCGAGTTGCCGCCTCGAGAAGGAGGTAACGAACCGTGAATGgcgggggaaagaagaagaaggacaaagaaggaacgaaaggACAATTcaaagggaaaaagacagactcGAAAAAAGCTGAGACCAGCACGCGGCAAcggcgtgtgtctccgtcgctctcgcggcgAATCCTACCGGCGTGTTCGTCCGGGTCGCGTCTTAGCCTTTTCGCGTCTAGAGGACGACATACCGGCAGCTTTCTGTCATGGAGCTCTCTCGGCTtaggcgtctctcgccccttcgCTCTGTTCGCCAGTGTCGCGTCCTTTTTCCCTCATCCAGTGCGTGTGACTGGCTCTCCGGTGCTTCTCAGGACGTCGTTCAGGCAATCATTCTTCGCGCGCTCGAGTCGCCGGATCCGCGGCGAAGACTCGAAGCCATCGAGAGGTTTTCCCTGCTCTGGAGATGCGCGCAGctgcagaaacgcgaaatTCAGAGACCGCTCTACTCGCTGCCCATGTTGGTGGTGTTGCGAGCGCTGGAGGAGACGGAACCTAGAATCCGGTAAACCATCCGAGCAGGGCGAAACCGCGACAGCGTGAGAGCGAAcggggagaggacgacgccttgccagtctctcttcccgctctcgtcttccgttcttctcacTCTGCCGCGTTCTCCTCCTTCTGTGGGGCggttgcatgcaggcacGCCGCTCGCGCGTTCGTTCGCCAAGCAGTCGGTCACTTGCCACATCTCCTGGACCCGATTTTCGAGCTGTTGCTCTTTGTcgacgcgccttcttcgcacTTTGCCGCTTCGTCCAGTTCagctgcagaggcgagcgaatcgcctcgacgctctctcgcgcgagagctcccgccgtcctctctgccgctcgcgtctctcgccttcgcggcgcgACCGACGCACAACGTGgtgctgccttttctcgctcccgGGCACGCGTCTTGTTCaccctctgcatgcacgcaagcgcttgcttctcttcctctcggggGTTCCCCTCTGCCTGCAGGCTTTTTGAACCCTTCACTGCCTTCGTGCGCTGCAGCCGAGCGGATCCTCGAGGCTGTGCGCCTGCTGAACAACCTGCTCCGGTGCGAAGGCCAGCTGCTGACGGAGAGCATGCAGCGTTTCCTGGTTTCAGAGACACTGCTCGTCCGCAATTTCGTTCACAGCCAGTCGCTGGTCGACTGTCTGCGGAGGAAGGACAGAGTCGAGGgcggagggaagagcgagcaAAACCGAGctcgcgagcgagagacagacgagaacTCCGCCTTGCAGGAGACCGATGAAGGTGGTGTCGCCGGCAGGAAGAGCGGTACGCTCCTGGCTCAGACAGAGGAACGAAGAGGCCGGAAAGAAGGCACATAAAACAtacgggaaagaagaacggaaactgggagaaagcaaagcagaggagagaggggagaggaaggcgaggagaaaacagaatgaaggagaggtggagagacaaaagggcGGGGACGCGATGCGCGAAAACTGGAGTGGCAgccagaggagaggacgagagaaagtggaaaacgtgggacacagagagaagcggaagagatACACAAGGGCGTGTTCAGGACAGAGACGGCACGCCACCAGTTGTGAAACACGTGAcgcgttttgtttttccaggctcgcctcctctccttggCTCCTACGAGGAGCTTGCTGCCGTCGACTACATTGATCTCTTTTGCATTGTCATTCTCCGCTTCATTCGACTGGATCACCCTCCAAACTGCGTCCACTCCCAGAGTCTTCCTGCTCCGcactcttcctctgccgcaGTCCCCGCACACCTTTCTCCGAGCATCTCGTCTTCTGAAGAGGCAAACGACCTTCAAAGCGACATCCCTCAGCCcgctcctccttctccttctctttcttcttctctttcttcttccccgtctttttcctcgccccttTCCTACTCGTGTTCCGCGtttgcctcctcttctctttcttcctctgcgcccGCTCccgtcttgtcttcttccgcgtctttcgcGGCCGTCCGAGGTTCCTCCGCAGAAGTTCTGCATCTCTTCATCGCTTCCATACACCCCGTCAGCCGCGCAAAAGAGGTTTCTTGTCTCGTCGCGGAGCCCCTGATCGCTGCGCTCGACGCCGCAGTCGACCAGGCTGATCACGCGATGCAAGTGAGGGCTCTGCTCGCCGGTTCCTCTACGCTCTCCTTGAGCAGACCGTTTGGCTCGACTCTCCGGCCACACGGATCACCTGCGCTGAAGCAATCTCCTTGGCGCTTTGTTCTCGCTAAGGAACGccacgggagacagagaaaggagaaaacgagcaagagagagaaaggagagagaggagcggaggagagaggaggagggacaaacagcaagaaagagaaaggagagagggggagagaggcggcaacGGGTAGACTGATGTCAAAGAGCGTGTCTGGTGTCTATACTTGGGAATTCGTGTCGTGTGTCAGGGTCCTCTGTCGTTGACTCTTCGTGGATGCGCTCTCAGATAGAAAGTCTGTCttggaaacgcgaaaacctTTCTTCTTACTCTCGCATGCCGCCCCACACcaccgcgttttcttctgcctttctccccgCTGCGCCCTTCTCTCACagcctccgtttcttctcgactGTCGTCTCGGTgtcgccgtctttcttctccctccttttgcttctccctcctctttcttctcattCATATCCCCTCGTTTgtcctttcgtttcttttcccagTCGCAGctgctccgtcttcttcgcgtggTCATCCTGCAGTCGAGTGCGCCGGGGCCTTCCTGCTCTCCCTCCACGCGCTTCCTCCTTGCACAGTCCGAGCTCCAGTTACAGCAGAAACTATTTCTCCAGCAACAAGCTCAACAACTCGAGTTTTTCTCGCCATTTTTCGGCAACACTACGCAGGCCGACTTTTCTTTTGCCGCTCATAAACTGGTTCGTTTCGTGCTCCGCCAGCGAAACGCTCATCAGACTCTCTCTCATCAaactgtctctgcttcatATCCTCCCGATCATGACGGCTTAAGACCGACATGTCTAAATATATAGAATTGAATACCCATTTCTAGATAAGGATGTATCCATATTTTCCATATAGAGATGCAGATATATCTAtcgctatatatatatatatatatatatatatatatatatgcacgtgtGCACACTGTATGCAGATATGGTGGTGTAAGCCAGTGAAAGCAGGAGGCCAGCCGTTTATCTAAAAGCATCAGATGTGTCTCCGTCATTTGCACATACGCTGAGAAAAGCGAGTCGTGGGTTCGTTACGTTGTCTTTCTCAGGGCCTCGAAGGCGCGAAcactccttttcctctctttggcGTCGCTGTCGAAACAAAAAAGTGCAAAGTGAGAAGCTCACCGCGCTCCGCGTGGGCTGTTCTGTTCAGTTTAGAAATCTGATCCATCCGCATCTCTCCCTATTTACAGTACATTTATCTCTCTTCTCAAATCTCGACCTAGTTCCCTAACCTCGATCTATCTATTCATCactgaatatatatatatatatatatatgtatctttCAGTCTCCGAGTATCTCGCTGCTTAGTGCATTCTCTGTGTGTACATTTGCGTCACGGTCTGTGCGAAAACCGGTGAGCATCTGTGAACATGAACACGTGTGTATCTGTCTTTATATTTTTGCATGCCTACCTCTAGATACTCATTTATGCATACATCAAAAATGTGTGTGCGCGTCCGCGTTGATTCCTCCAAGGGTTTTAACGTCTTCAGCGCTCGCACACAACGCGCTTCTGTTTTGCCGGTCTGCTTCGCGACACTGCTTTCTCCACGTCTGTTGAGAACGGGTCGGTCGCATGCCTGTGCCTGTGGAGGCTCTCTGTGTGATTTGTGGAACTTTCGGTTCTCGCCAAACGTTTGGCatctgtttttccttcgcaGTTGCCGCACCTCCGTTCGCTTCCCGACCAAGCCGCCGCGTTTTTGCCCGTGCTCCTGCGCAGCATGGATCTttgcgaggcgagagcgctCCAGGTGTCCCCGGACGTCTCCGCCGGGGCTCGTCATCTCGCAGaacggagaacgcgagaccGCGTCGCGGTTtccagcgagaagcgacatTCCGTCGaagcctcctttctctcgtcgtGCAAAGGAGACAACAACGTCGAGCAAGCAGTCGACTTGGCGACGTTGTATCTCAAGTGCGAGGAGTGATTGAGAGGAGTGTGGAAGCCCCGCCCTAGAGATAAACAGCAGCAGAGCGGGCAAAGGAAGGCGCTCCACCGGAGACAAACGAACTCGAACCGGGCAGGCCTGAATTTGTTAGATGTCTCTGAGTTTTTCCCACACTGTGCGACTTCTTCACTGTGCAGCCGTCGCATTTTCCCGCCCTTCCCCGTCCATgagttcccttctctctttttcctccatCAGGTACCTTGACGCCCACAAAGCCTCGGAGGCGTCCTACACCCTCATTCACTTCTTCTGCTCCCAAGTGATGTTCGCCATTCGCCCGCCCCCGCCTCActcgcggccttcttcgttctcggctctgtcttcgcttcgccgctcGACGGGTTTCCCTGGCGCTCAGACCGCGTTTCCGTCCCTCACCCTCGCCCACCCAGTGCAGACTGTCCGAGCacgatctgcatgcgcgcgacatgcgagagaagacgacgcgccttcggcctcctcgtcgcgcctcgccttctcggctgctCTGCCTTTCATCAACGGCCTCGCCCAAGTTCTCCAGTTCCTCGTGGACACAGCGAACGCCGCCGCGCTCGAtgccggcggagacggcgacgcgcaaAGTTCCGGaggtacacacacacacacaaaggcTCCTGGAGCTTCGTCGCAACttgtcttcgctgcctcgctcgcgcgcaCGGCCTCTGTGCCTGGAATATCCATGCATGCGAAtagacgcatgcagggaTTCGCGTCGATACCGTTTGGAACAAAAGTGTTTTCTCGCGAAATTGGATCGGGCCTTTGTcgcgaaacagacacacgcggTGGTGCAGGCGACgtccagctgcatgcgctcctctccccccACGCGTTTCGCAtccgtgcgcatgcacagggaCACTGAAAGCGCAGACGCCTCGTCAACCACACAAGCTCAGCGACTGGAAATCACCTtacttctctctcgcgcggaaAGCCACCAAGCACCTCCATATAGAGGTttacatgtgtatatatatatatatatatatatatggatatttatatgtatgtatataggtatatataaTAGTTGTAGGATCTGCTTTTATGTGCATGTCTGTATTTGGTACGAATGCcgatgtgtgcatgtatagACTCGAATCGAGTGAAGACTGCATCTGcacagtatatatatatatatatatcgaaTGCGTGAAAATGGATGCACGCGTGAGTGTAGAGCaatatacatgtgtatggCTGTGGTGTGTTGCTTGCGTTAGGGGCGCTGTTGCCTTTTTTTGATTTGTTTGCGTGGGGTTCGTCGGCGGTTtctggagacagcgcgtCTCGGCAAGTGGAAGCGAAGCTGGCGCACGTGACGTTGCTACTCCCGACGATCGTCGTGGCTTCAGTCGTCGCGGTGTCGGCAACGCTTCCACGGTCCCCCCACGCGTCCTGGAGAGACCGGAGCAGGATGAGGGCGCGAGAGATCTTGGCCGACGAGGGAAagcgcgaaagcgagagacaaagacgcgaaaacgagaggaaaggacgcgGCGAGGGAcgcgtcgagagacgcgactcAAAGGCACAGGCCGTGGATCTCGACGCCcgacgaaacgaagaggcTGTGCGAATGCGCGTCACAGCCATCGTAGACACCCTATTCAAAGCGTAAGGAGACCCAGGGAGACCCCACGCCACGTTTCCACAAAACCAGAGAGACGTGTGCGGCGACGCGCCTTGCCACATCTTCATGATACACCCGAAACGTGCAATACAAACATAttagatggatagatagctagaaaaacatatatatatatatatatatatatatatgttttgcGTGTCTGCGTATGTGTAGGTTTGTGCGATTGTGTTTTCAGCTGTGCGATTGCATTTTGTTTTTTGCAGGTTTCCGCGGCATTTCGTCCAGAGTTGCCTGGTCGTGTGGGCTTTGGGCCTTAACGAGGAGGGGGACAAGCTGACAGCTCTCCTCTTCATTCTCAAGCAATGCTCTACCACGTTTCTCACGTGAGGAAGTCAACATATGGAAATCTTTGCAGGCGGTGTCGCCCCCTGCGGAAAGCAGAGGACTGCGGCCACGCTTGTCTGTTTTGCCTTCGACTCTCTTTGTGTCTTTCTGtggcgtctttcctctttttcgaaAGCCTTTCCTTCCGCTCCGGCTCTCCATGAATCGTCTCGCTATCTCCTGTGCACCGCTCGTGTGTGTTCCGGATCCCTCTGCGCTTTCCAgattcccttttctcctctcctctaactctttcttttttttctggagGCCGCTCCTGCaaacgcttcttctctccctcttatccgtgcctcgccctccggcTCCGCCTCCTTGctcgttctttttcctcgtcccgtttttcttttttgtcacTCGCCGCACACGCGCCTGTgttcgcgcgcgcgccgtggTCTGCTCAGgagtttcctctccctccgctttagttcctctcccctttctgGTCCTGtgttgctgtctctctcagcgcgttgcttcctcctctgaCAACTGTCTTCAAGGAGTGGCTGCGCGGCGCTTCTCCtggcgcctcgtcgacgcTCCCCTCCGTCCACGCgctggcgtctcctgtctcctcttcggggacgccttccgcgtcggcATCTTCGGGGGACAGAGCGGAGGCGCCCAGCGGTCCTCGGCTGCTGTACGtgtcgcctgccttctcgtcctcgtcgttcgcgtcttccttcgcctcttccttcctcgccccgccCTTCGCGAACGTGCGTTTGATTCGGCAGCGCGAGGCCAtcttcctccacttcctctACACGCTCGTAGTCGCCAGGCACCCGCCGCCGTATCTCCAGCGGTGTATCACCACGATCCCGTCCTTCTCCACAGGCGAAGCAAAGACCAGTCTGGTGTCGACGCCCGACGCCTTCGCGGCTGCGAAGCTCCTCGGCCTGAAGACCCACTCGGGGGTGAACTcggctgtacatacaccccggAAGCGCCGCTCGCTCGGCCCCGCGCAGGCGGGCGCTGGACCCCTGGCCGCGTCTGCCGGGCGGGGCGACGAGAGTTGCGGCGTCTCAGTCCCGGTCGCGCCTTCGACCTTTGCGAGTGGCATCGCGAGCAacgccgcgtctctgcctctcttcgaCTCGAGGCTCGactttccttcgccgcctcaggacgacgcagaagtCGCCTGGCAGCAACTCCTCCAGCTGGTCTCGGTCTTCGTCGCGCACCCGCGACAGCCGGTCTCAGTTCTGTGGcttgtctcgcttctgctgGCTTTCGACCGCgtgaaggcggcgaaggaagcgacgattgcgtcgaagaaaacgaggaaagagctGCAGGAACTCTTTCGAatgtgcgtcttcgtcgcggtACGCCAGTTCGGTTCCCGCGTGGCTTCGGCGGCGAGTGGAAGCGCATTCGACGTTCTCGCCCCGCTCCCGCCGCAAGCCGATCTCGTGAACCAGGCGATTTCCCTCACaacgtctctttctgtgtcgtCTTCGCGGTTCTCGGCGACAGGCAGTTGCAGCgaacgcgcagagaaagaaggcgacgactgGGAAGTGGACCGCCTCAAGCGCGAGCAAAGGAAGAGCCTACGCGCCCGgccctcgctcgcctccccaCCCTGCCTCATGACCATCAACAAAGTTCTCATTGAGAAACAactcgtctccgccctcgtcCCCACAGACGCAGTCGAAATCGCCGCGCACTACGCTCTCGCCGTCATCGTTATGTTCTGCGTAGAGGTACGAAGAGAAGCcacgaaaacgaagcgaaaaagaaggtgaaaagaagagacggacgtTTGCCACAGGTGGGAACGCCGTAG is drawn from Neospora caninum Liverpool complete genome, chromosome X and contains these coding sequences:
- a CDS encoding putative dopey, N-terminal domain-containing protein; the protein is MSSLSLPASSPPGELQSGAEVPPANALASREQSSSASRAARGEDTPSLLESRKGRKDGRAAPHRLQREVVVWDGPEARRYEAEVLAVLHSFDKAKEWADLNNCLQKLLRVFSPPTVSSFAFSAAPPAPFFPFIPHKAVVAKRLAQCLNPLLPSGVHTRALETYAAIFERIGPDGLSRDLAIYSAGLLPFFQDGATHVKPFFLDLINAYYLPLGRQLIPCLSGLLVSMLPGLDDDKAPAFAYVSSTIWRLRDCVGERTFVAALWLALRRASRVRLAALGVFVQLMTPSLPALLDDKEKIATLLPDREELVVGALEATFGDQSPLVKRQLLDVLITNFPFDQPLLTRKETVRLLRAALRVLPLREWSLTRRFIQWITRHPDGILDVVDLSFLSEHVKGPLIETVKLELESHPVTAEEATYPLKSLSILIVDNEDLEGLAQELMPSLTVPLLRYLLRESTNPTWGSRVVQEAQQLFHSKLTQPDWVWGALGVEMQRMLSSIPPLSRSSPSPPSSSSSPSPPSSSSSSLSREEAAEGCVEVLLLASLYLSRAEGSTLLPETAFRPGRGQGGPEEEERERESERERLERERDRGDKRSWGGLHAGEREGEKGGIRGRDDERVRSEGEEENEELGAAKGPRTLVGIDGLCGMLSLLSDIFEGFHVLAPTFDSTPVIDSLLQTSRDCLLRVEEALHFHSQLRRHEDTSDGLLSPPSACSDAGEDSTERGPSGPRPSSSVAALVSPRLPLPSSALAEGQERKREERGDGETGLVPPSPAASPPPSPSSALSKDNLATKRTPLALPRNTNLDRKRKRFLCAVDGFFSYTEALWLGVRANADSVEARVLATLDLLSEMQVILYRLQIDLLEGEREAVADGRDGGRTEGGAHRQEEDERKEDSSPWPGGCLPTWFCALLDCGQVQQLPVACRALQAFLNLFNSFSPERRRFIILGTAHCDQAAVRLWEALALTDNDGRPRVVGAPSAVADLLLQLEASCRLEKEDVVQAIILRALESPDPRRRLEAIERFSLLWRCAQLQKREIQRPLYSLPMLVVLRALEETEPRIRHAARAFVRQAVGHLPHLLDPIFELLLFVDAPSSHFAASSSSAAEASESPRRSLARELPPSSLPLASLAFAARPTHNVVLPFLAPGHASCSPSACTQALASLPLGGSPLPAGFLNPSLPSCAAAERILEAVRLLNNLLRCEGQLLTESMQRFLVSETLLVRNFVHSQSLVDCLRRKDRVEGGGKSEQNRARERETDENSALQETDEGGVAGRKSGSPPLLGSYEELAAVDYIDLFCIVILRFIRLDHPPNCVHSQSLPAPHSSSAAVPAHLSPSISSSEEANDLQSDIPQPAPPSPSLSSSLSSSPSFSSPLSYSCSAFASSSLSSSAPAPVLSSSASFAAVRGSSAEVLHLFIASIHPVSRAKEVSCLVAEPLIAALDAAVDQADHAMQGLEGANTPFPLFGVAVETKKCKLPHLRSLPDQAAAFLPVLLRSMDLCEARALQVSPDVSAGARHLAERRTRDRVAVSSEKRHSVEASFLSSCKGDNNVEQAVDLATLYLKYLDAHKASEASYTLIHFFCSQVMFAIRPPPPHSRPSSFSALSSLRRSTGFPGAQTAFPSLTLAHPVQTVRARSACARHAREDDAPSASSSRLAFSAALPFINGLAQVLQFLVDTANAAALDAGGDGDAQSSGGALLPFFDLFAWGSSAVSGDSASRQVEAKLAHVTLLLPTIVVASVVAVSATLPRSPHASWRDRSRMRAREILADEGKRESERQRRENERKGRGEGRVERRDSKAQAVDLDARRNEEAVRMRVTAIVDTLFKAFPRHFVQSCLVVWALGLNEEGDKLTALLFILKQCSTTFLTALLPPLTTVFKEWLRGASPGASSTLPSVHALASPVSSSGTPSASASSGDRAEAPSGPRLLYVSPAFSSSSFASSFASSFLAPPFANVRLIRQREAIFLHFLYTLVVARHPPPYLQRCITTIPSFSTGEAKTSLVSTPDAFAAAKLLGLKTHSGVNSAVHTPRKRRSLGPAQAGAGPLAASAGRGDESCGVSVPVAPSTFASGIASNAASLPLFDSRLDFPSPPQDDAEVAWQQLLQLVSVFVAHPRQPVSVLWLVSLLLAFDRVKAAKEATIASKKTRKELQELFRMCVFVAVRQFGSRVASAASGSAFDVLAPLPPQADLVNQAISLTTSLSVSSSRFSATGSCSERAEKEGDDWEVDRLKREQRKSLRARPSLASPPCLMTINKVLIEKQLVSALVPTDAVEIAAHYALAVIVMFCVEIGEINRRSPLTALFLQVLCDDFPAYVLPALHNQSPQAFSYRYLILCVLRYFPTRLFPSGISMMKKALLENLPLASFFAMDRRTLRGWAKIGARVMMSGEPQKIDMLLPAPHAGVFSSKENDVSQRMRYLRRLAFLLLCSGKDIFQPQLPFILEKLTEALKLNASNQAPCLTEQVFLCVRVLLLRLSSSALTPVWPILLTELIKVFSSATSASVVLSPPSSASSPFPSALPAFPSSALMPHAAQVPPSAHTCSGANPSLSLLLAALKVVDVAALLDLPEFHLYQWMFVEETLVFNSAGSPRKDAGQAGIRAVGDSEEPLESAAAQSAPVSSSREEGHTGTDGIVTKRETDAERDEAERERRGEDGGANEEGVRARGDDARGDQAQAGGHVGGEERGETQTSAGESEERETRGGSATSQPETDQAIGHLPEQFAPAGKDKDDTESDAEPMMFIPFSVLLAQWDDDGSADSEVSQASSSASRPRRATHREETQRGGAGAQPAGSRDRGARGGSGDPRAQRQKAEAGGREPQRSETEERGDEARQRGARRERCMLQETDGEPVTGGPLVTLRRVETPQELAQAARAVNAASVAGVLRRTKLDEGLVDRSIENDLLEVSDGMLDLWADLDCPKLLDHLWSLYTCGFDILLPSQAPHAGAAAGGAV